One stretch of Nitrospirota bacterium DNA includes these proteins:
- a CDS encoding type II toxin-antitoxin system prevent-host-death family antitoxin — protein sequence MELKISAAKAKQGFENVLNRVASGGDEYVIERGGRAVAALVPVERLKQVRKAARLRLLEILKRNQEANRFAAPTETERLVNEAVAHARASRRDS from the coding sequence ATGGAACTGAAAATATCAGCAGCGAAGGCGAAGCAAGGTTTTGAGAATGTTCTCAATCGTGTAGCGTCTGGCGGCGACGAGTATGTGATCGAGCGAGGGGGGAGGGCGGTTGCCGCCCTTGTGCCCGTTGAGAGGCTGAAGCAGGTGAGGAAAGCGGCCCGCCTGCGTCTCCTCGAGATCCTCAAGAGGAATCAAGAGGCCAACCGGTTCGCGGCCCCGACTGAGACTGAGCGCCTTGTGAATGAAGCCGTGGCCCATGCCCGAGCGAGTCGGCGGGACAGCTAG
- a CDS encoding putative toxin-antitoxin system toxin component, PIN family — MPVVLDANVYVSSLLQPMGPSAEIFRLLLMENAFELVVSPGILDEIRRAPGYPRVKKRLKSGQKEIEEYLLSLEILSSVVRPSAIPEVLDTDPDDNQYLACAKEGGAEFIVSGDSHLLELKEFEGVKIVTPRDFITLLNSAR, encoded by the coding sequence TTGCCAGTCGTACTCGACGCAAACGTGTACGTAAGCTCGCTCCTCCAGCCCATGGGCCCCTCTGCCGAGATCTTTCGTTTGCTTCTTATGGAAAACGCTTTCGAACTCGTGGTTTCGCCTGGCATCTTGGACGAGATCAGGCGTGCCCCGGGCTACCCTCGTGTCAAGAAGAGGCTGAAGTCCGGCCAGAAGGAAATCGAAGAATACCTCCTATCTCTTGAAATACTCTCCTCGGTTGTGAGGCCGAGCGCGATCCCGGAGGTGCTGGATACGGATCCGGACGACAACCAGTATTTGGCCTGCGCGAAGGAAGGGGGCGCGGAATTCATCGTCTCCGGCGATTCACACTTGCTGGAGCTGAAGGAATTCGAGGGTGTAAAGATCGTGACCCCGCGAGATTTCATCACGCTCCTGAATTCGGCAAGGTAA
- a CDS encoding GMC family oxidoreductase, giving the protein MNRIIDGRSTDFEREIRCEFAVIGTGAAGSVAARILAAAGKNVLMIEAGPFVTEKGFNQREDEMYGLLYVNHGTQATVDGLIGVAQGRCVGGSTVINGGDLEPTAQPVFEYWRRHHDLEPWNYAEWHAAEQRVMAAIGANRIPDALVTPDARVLLHGASSLGWKGGIFMNNRVGCVGAGACLIGCSYNAKRSALITYVPQALSDGARLLHHAPVESIRPDQAGFEIQIGTPLPVRVHADQIVCAAGAIQTPILLEKSGLGDRSGYAGKHLSLQPQVPVLARFREPVGSFYGIPQIAYVDEFETATEDAGYGGFRLESASPGPGAAAALLPGIGIGHLRDLSQFDHYAACMVLVPDKPAGSVQPGIGSRAAIRYPLSEDVVSRMRMGMKAAARAYFEAGAVEILLPWEDRPRRAADLWAAEAMIASVKFEGGRVHLISAHPQGTTRAARRPDRGVVNEWGEHHQVKGLHVLDAGIFPTTSSSHTMVPIMAAADMLARRMVGT; this is encoded by the coding sequence ATGAATCGGATTATCGATGGCCGGTCCACCGACTTCGAGCGGGAAATCCGATGCGAGTTCGCCGTGATCGGCACCGGTGCGGCCGGCAGCGTTGCGGCTCGAATTCTCGCCGCAGCGGGAAAAAACGTTCTCATGATCGAGGCCGGGCCGTTTGTAACTGAGAAGGGGTTCAATCAGCGGGAGGATGAGATGTACGGCCTTCTCTACGTGAACCATGGGACGCAGGCCACGGTGGACGGTCTGATCGGCGTTGCGCAGGGGAGATGTGTCGGCGGATCGACGGTCATCAACGGGGGAGATCTGGAACCGACCGCCCAGCCCGTGTTCGAGTATTGGAGAAGGCATCACGACCTCGAACCGTGGAACTATGCCGAGTGGCACGCGGCGGAGCAGAGGGTGATGGCCGCGATCGGAGCCAACAGGATTCCGGATGCGCTCGTGACGCCGGATGCGCGCGTGCTCTTGCATGGTGCCTCATCGCTCGGATGGAAGGGCGGCATTTTCATGAACAATCGGGTGGGCTGTGTGGGAGCCGGCGCCTGCCTGATCGGTTGCTCGTACAACGCGAAGCGGAGCGCGCTCATCACCTATGTTCCTCAAGCCTTGTCGGATGGAGCACGGCTGCTTCACCACGCCCCGGTCGAGTCGATCCGCCCCGATCAGGCCGGCTTCGAAATTCAGATCGGCACTCCACTTCCCGTCAGGGTCCATGCCGACCAGATCGTGTGCGCCGCCGGCGCGATCCAAACGCCCATCCTGCTCGAAAAGAGCGGGCTGGGTGACCGATCCGGATACGCCGGCAAACACCTCAGTCTCCAACCGCAGGTTCCCGTTCTCGCGCGTTTTCGCGAGCCCGTGGGATCGTTCTACGGCATTCCGCAGATCGCCTATGTAGACGAGTTTGAAACGGCCACGGAGGACGCCGGCTACGGCGGCTTTCGATTGGAGTCCGCCTCGCCCGGACCGGGCGCGGCGGCGGCGCTACTACCCGGCATAGGAATCGGCCACCTGCGCGATCTCTCACAGTTCGACCACTACGCAGCCTGCATGGTGCTTGTGCCGGACAAGCCCGCGGGCTCGGTTCAGCCCGGCATCGGGAGCCGGGCGGCCATCCGGTACCCGCTATCGGAGGATGTTGTCAGCCGAATGCGGATGGGCATGAAGGCTGCCGCGCGGGCGTATTTCGAGGCGGGTGCCGTGGAGATCCTCCTCCCATGGGAGGATCGCCCCCGCCGCGCGGCTGATCTCTGGGCCGCGGAGGCAATGATCGCATCGGTTAAGTTCGAAGGTGGACGTGTCCACCTAATCAGCGCCCACCCGCAAGGCACAACGCGGGCAGCGAGGCGCCCCGACCGCGGCGTGGTCAATGAATGGGGCGAGCACCATCAGGTGAAAGGCCTCCACGTTCTCGATGCCGGGATTTTCCCAACAACGTCGAGCAGCCACACGATGGTTCCCATCATGGCCGCCGCCGACATGTTGGCGAGGCGGATGGTTGGGACTTGA